From the Euwallacea fornicatus isolate EFF26 chromosome 10, ASM4011564v1, whole genome shotgun sequence genome, the window TCAGAATCTGGAGAACGTCTTGGTGATCGGGAGCGAGATCTCGCAGCTCTTGAACCAGATCTCCTGTATTCAGGATCTCTGGTTCTTCCCCACTCATCAACTTCTCCTTCAGGGTATCTTCGTCTTTCGGGGTAGGGCAAAGGTCTTTCTCCTCTGTAACCATAACCAGCTCTATCATAGTCATACTCAGGGAAATCAGCCCTTCGGTAGTCATCAGCAGGGGCATCATAAGGATATGGGGGTTTGGGCTTATAAGGGGGTACAGGATTTACGTCAGAAAAATCAGTCCTTAAACGCCTATCTGGACCTCCCAATGGAAAACCTCGCATTTCTTTAACTGCTGCTTGAGCAGCATCGATGCTGTCATATAAAATATAGGCCTGATTGTCTCCTTTggtatattcaatttttttaattgccccAAATCTATCAAACTCCCTCTCAAGCTGTGGGATTGAGGTCCAAACTCCCAATCCTCCCACCCAAATTCTTGTAGTAGGAGTTGCTTTGCCATACCCAATTTTACACTGAAATTTACCAATATATTGCCCTGAAAGTTCTACTTTGGCTCTATGACCCATGTCTAAAGTACTGAATCGAACAAAAGCAAATGCATTTCCAGTCCCTGGAGGGGGGCGTTTAATGTCAATATCTTCTACAACTCCGTATCTCCCAAAAATTCTACGCAGTTCTTCTTCAGTTATATTAATCTCCAAATTTCCTGCAAACAAAGTTCTGGTGGCCAGAGGATCATCCTCAGGTTGAACATGATGCAAATAATTAGGAAACTTGTCTTTTTTACTCTCGTTTTTATCAAATTGGGGGCGTTGCATATGCTGCCTAGGTGGTCCATAGGCATGTGGATGAGGACCAGCCATGTGAGGAGGACCATGATGCATTGGAGGCCTAGCCATGTAAGGGTCATGAGGAAGGGGCATTACATCTCGCCTATAGTCACGATGCATAGGAGCACCAGGTGGAGGGCCATAAGCCCTATCATAGCGGTCTAAAGGCAAGCGGCGTTCTGGTGAACGAGAGTAATGATACCTGTCAAATTCTGGGGTAATAGACCTAGGTCTACCTCTGTAAGGGTCAGCACGAGGAACTTCGTAAACAGCTTCAACTAGAGCAACTTTGTCATAGATGATTATGCGAGGTTTGGCATGTTTAGCATCGCGGGCATCTTCAGAGCTGCGGAAGCAAACATAAGCAACACGTTCATCTACATCATGGGAAATTCTG encodes:
- the nito gene encoding RNA-binding protein spenito yields the protein MIKGKDRITVSIPNTGMKRSSDRDTPPRSKRSRSSMGRYDDSSDERVTPDRVRRRGSRGRSPSPRRYVSPHREEYARTSERSYPYKVLCVSALHPKASDEVIKDTLYREYKKYGDLTIRISHDVDERVAYVCFRSSEDARDAKHAKPRIIIYDKVALVEAVYEVPRADPYRGRPRSITPEFDRYHYSRSPERRLPLDRYDRAYGPPPGAPMHRDYRRDVMPLPHDPYMARPPMHHGPPHMAGPHPHAYGPPRQHMQRPQFDKNESKKDKFPNYLHHVQPEDDPLATRTLFAGNLEINITEEELRRIFGRYGVVEDIDIKRPPPGTGNAFAFVRFSTLDMGHRAKVELSGQYIGKFQCKIGYGKATPTTRIWVGGLGVWTSIPQLEREFDRFGAIKKIEYTKGDNQAYILYDSIDAAQAAVKEMRGFPLGGPDRRLRTDFSDVNPVPPYKPKPPYPYDAPADDYRRADFPEYDYDRAGYGYRGERPLPYPERRRYPEGEVDEWGRTRDPEYRRSGSRAARSRSRSPRRSPDSDSDSGSRRAGLLASSRTLPEVARKCITIWQGALILKNSLFPAKFHLMEGDTDIVESLMKDEEGKHQLRITQRLRLDQPKLEDVQKRIQSATSHAIFLGLAGSTASVTNEDTSVQTRPLRNLVSYLKQKEAAGVISLLNKETEATGVLYSFPPCPFSTELLKRSCPNLSDEAIKEDHLIIVVVRGGTA